A part of Blastopirellula marina genomic DNA contains:
- a CDS encoding PQQ-binding-like beta-propeller repeat protein → MKTILPTLLTLLALLTSPALADNWPSWRGPSNQGISNEINLPVEWSKDKNVAWRLAMPGAAGATPIVWEDHIFVTSVDGDDLVLLCIGTDGEEKWRRKLSSGNREVRGDEGNSAAPSPSTDGKYVWAFFTNGSLGCFDFDGKEIWQFDVEERYGDFDIAFGMTSTPVLHGDKLYLQLIHSGGAKVVALDKATGKEAWAVARKSDARQECEHSYASPIVYDGPEAKFLLTHGADYSIAYDLETGEEIWRVGGLHPPGRYDVTLRFVSSPVAKDGMVIVPSAKRGITAAVKTTGKGDITDKKEDYFWTFEVTPDVPSPLIVGDYVYLCRENGNLIALEKESGKQIYEERTNRIRHRASPVYADGKIYLTGRDGIVTVVQAGPEFKIISQNEIGEAIAASPVLSNGRIYLRTFDALWAIGE, encoded by the coding sequence ATGAAAACAATCCTGCCCACGCTTCTCACATTGCTGGCACTGCTAACGTCCCCCGCCTTGGCCGACAACTGGCCTTCTTGGCGTGGACCGAGCAACCAAGGGATCAGCAACGAAATCAACTTGCCAGTCGAATGGAGCAAAGATAAAAACGTCGCTTGGCGTCTGGCCATGCCAGGTGCTGCCGGCGCCACCCCAATTGTGTGGGAAGATCACATCTTTGTCACCTCAGTCGATGGTGACGACTTAGTCCTGCTGTGCATTGGGACCGATGGCGAAGAGAAATGGCGTCGCAAGCTAAGCAGCGGTAACCGAGAAGTCCGTGGCGACGAAGGTAACTCCGCCGCCCCATCTCCCTCCACCGATGGTAAGTACGTCTGGGCCTTCTTTACCAACGGTTCGCTCGGTTGCTTCGACTTCGATGGAAAAGAGATCTGGCAGTTCGACGTCGAAGAACGCTACGGCGATTTCGACATCGCCTTCGGGATGACCTCGACCCCGGTTCTCCATGGCGACAAGCTTTACCTGCAGTTGATTCATAGCGGTGGAGCCAAGGTGGTGGCTCTCGATAAAGCGACCGGTAAGGAAGCCTGGGCCGTGGCCCGCAAGAGCGATGCCCGCCAGGAATGCGAGCATAGTTATGCCTCGCCAATCGTCTACGACGGGCCGGAAGCCAAGTTCCTGCTGACCCATGGGGCCGACTATTCGATCGCTTACGATCTGGAAACAGGCGAAGAGATTTGGCGCGTTGGCGGGCTTCATCCTCCAGGCCGCTACGATGTGACGCTCCGCTTTGTCTCCTCGCCCGTAGCAAAGGATGGCATGGTGATCGTTCCGTCCGCCAAGCGTGGCATCACCGCCGCCGTGAAGACGACTGGCAAGGGAGACATCACCGACAAGAAGGAAGATTACTTCTGGACCTTCGAGGTCACGCCGGATGTTCCTTCGCCGCTGATCGTTGGTGACTATGTCTACCTCTGCCGCGAAAACGGCAACCTGATCGCACTCGAAAAAGAATCTGGCAAGCAGATCTACGAAGAACGCACCAACCGCATCCGCCACCGTGCGTCTCCGGTCTATGCCGACGGGAAGATCTACTTAACTGGCCGCGACGGCATTGTTACCGTTGTCCAAGCCGGGCCCGAGTTTAAGATCATCTCCCAAAACGAAATCGGCGAAGCCATCGCCGCCTCGCCCGTTCTCAGCAACGGCCGCATCTATCTGCGAACGTTTGATGCCCTGTGGGCGATTGGCGAGTAA
- the rpsU gene encoding 30S ribosomal protein S21 has protein sequence MTSKIELQSNESIDSAVRRFHKQISTKFSRSWYKSRAGYYEKPSVRKRRKRRLAQINRRAHPKSNTLKMKMGRHWLYARKRPWP, from the coding sequence GTGACCTCCAAGATCGAGTTGCAAAGCAACGAATCTATCGACTCTGCCGTGCGCAGGTTCCATAAACAAATCTCCACGAAGTTCTCTCGTTCGTGGTACAAATCTCGGGCCGGCTACTACGAGAAGCCGAGCGTTCGCAAACGAAGAAAGCGCAGACTCGCGCAAATCAACCGCCGAGCACATCCCAAATCCAACACGCTCAAAATGAAGATGGGACGCCACTGGTTGTATGCTCGCAAAAGGCCATGGCCCTGA
- a CDS encoding ComEA family DNA-binding protein: MGQRTQKDDPRITMRWLLRRGEQLFIALAIALAMITGGIYYATLQMRKVELIDIDEVPLIERPFLVDVNEADWAELAQLPGVGETIAKRIVESRQAQGPFIDHSDLQRVPGIGPRTVETLRGYLVPMPQASSIAVDAQTTPAS, encoded by the coding sequence ATGGGGCAACGAACGCAAAAAGATGATCCGCGAATCACCATGCGTTGGCTGCTGCGCCGAGGTGAACAGCTTTTCATCGCCCTGGCAATCGCCCTCGCGATGATCACCGGCGGGATCTATTACGCCACACTCCAGATGCGGAAGGTCGAGCTGATCGATATCGACGAAGTCCCGCTGATCGAACGGCCGTTTCTGGTCGACGTGAACGAGGCGGACTGGGCCGAGCTGGCTCAGTTGCCGGGCGTCGGCGAGACCATTGCCAAACGGATTGTCGAATCACGGCAGGCCCAAGGCCCCTTCATCGATCATTCCGATCTGCAACGTGTGCCTGGCATTGGGCCTCGTACCGTCGAGACACTGCGCGGCTATCTGGTCCCGATGCCGCAGGCGAGTTCGATCGCGGTAGACGCTCAGACCACCCCCGCCTCGTAG
- the nadC gene encoding carboxylating nicotinate-nucleotide diphosphorylase has translation MLAPVAAPSNAPNAMPKEYHQVAWDDLLQDDCRQLIALAVREDLGREHDWSTLSIVPESATGQVRIVARQAGVLAGGKVVDLIIQDLELDVTATHHVEDRTAIEPGDRLITLEGSVRDLLTTERIVLNFLGRLVGVATLTRTYVEKVQGTEAKVYDTRKTTPGWRRLEKYAVQCGGGTNHRTGLYEAVMLKDNHLAWYIESTGKQAHLGDLVPVVRQFLIDQLGEVSGQKRIIEIEVDRLEQLREVLPSQPDIVLLDNMDCVTLSAAVAMRNELAPGVQLEASGGVNLDTIGPIAQTGVDRISVGALTHSAVNVDLGYDWVV, from the coding sequence ATGCTTGCCCCCGTCGCCGCCCCCTCAAACGCACCGAATGCCATGCCTAAGGAATATCACCAGGTTGCCTGGGACGATCTATTGCAAGACGATTGCCGCCAGTTGATTGCGTTGGCCGTGCGAGAAGACTTAGGCCGCGAGCATGATTGGTCGACGCTGAGCATCGTTCCCGAGTCAGCAACCGGCCAGGTACGCATCGTAGCCCGGCAAGCAGGGGTACTTGCTGGCGGAAAGGTCGTTGATCTGATCATTCAAGATCTGGAACTCGACGTTACCGCAACGCACCACGTGGAAGATCGCACCGCGATTGAACCTGGCGATCGCCTGATCACGCTGGAGGGAAGTGTCCGCGACTTGCTTACGACGGAGCGGATCGTGCTGAACTTCCTGGGGCGTCTGGTCGGAGTTGCCACGCTGACGCGAACCTACGTCGAGAAAGTGCAGGGGACCGAGGCCAAGGTCTACGACACCCGCAAGACAACGCCTGGTTGGCGACGCTTAGAGAAGTACGCCGTGCAGTGCGGCGGCGGAACCAATCACCGCACGGGCCTGTATGAGGCGGTGATGCTGAAAGACAACCACCTGGCGTGGTATATCGAATCGACCGGCAAGCAAGCGCACCTGGGTGATCTCGTTCCCGTGGTTCGCCAGTTTTTGATCGACCAACTTGGCGAAGTTTCCGGGCAGAAGCGAATTATCGAAATCGAAGTCGATCGGCTCGAGCAGCTGCGCGAAGTCTTACCGAGCCAGCCTGACATTGTCCTGCTCGACAACATGGACTGCGTCACTCTCTCCGCAGCGGTTGCGATGCGCAACGAGCTCGCACCGGGCGTCCAGTTGGAAGCCTCGGGCGGCGTGAATCTGGACACGATTGGTCCCATCGCGCAGACCGGCGTCGACCGAATCAGCGTCGGTGCGTTGACCCATTCGGCGGTCAACGTGGACCTCGGTTACGACTGGGTCGTGTAG
- a CDS encoding prepilin-type N-terminal cleavage/methylation domain-containing protein, producing MLSRSHQPTLSLHQGFSLMEAVVAMTIVAIAGSVLLLGVEATLESVVEQEEVIVADGIARQMLDEIQGQNWVDPALRGSPYQNSLSASADELAAPGRSKFDDTDDYNNYVATPPVNIAGAMLSSTDSSGDVLPDAFRPSSSKLTNWRCEVEVAYVSETDHATQLADNNPTNYRVIICRVYRQNLDDTWREVVQRERIISYIPAHD from the coding sequence ATGCTCAGCCGCTCCCACCAACCGACGCTCTCGTTGCATCAAGGCTTCTCCTTGATGGAGGCTGTCGTGGCGATGACAATCGTCGCGATCGCCGGCAGCGTATTGCTGCTGGGGGTTGAAGCCACGCTGGAATCGGTTGTCGAGCAGGAAGAAGTCATCGTGGCCGATGGCATCGCTCGGCAAATGCTGGATGAGATTCAAGGGCAAAACTGGGTTGATCCAGCCCTCCGCGGCTCGCCTTATCAAAACTCGCTAAGCGCATCCGCGGACGAATTAGCCGCACCGGGTCGCTCAAAATTTGACGACACCGACGACTACAACAACTACGTCGCGACCCCGCCAGTCAATATCGCCGGGGCGATGCTTTCGTCCACCGATTCAAGCGGAGATGTCTTGCCAGATGCCTTCCGCCCCAGTAGTAGCAAGTTGACCAACTGGCGGTGTGAAGTGGAGGTGGCGTATGTCAGCGAAACCGATCACGCGACCCAATTGGCCGACAATAATCCCACCAATTACCGTGTGATCATTTGCCGCGTTTATCGACAGAACCTCGACGATACCTGGCGCGAAGTGGTCCAGCGCGAACGTATTATCTCGTACATACCGGCCCATGATTAA
- a CDS encoding LamG domain-containing protein: MSRRLQNSNRRGFAVVIVLALLTVTLALSYSMMRVQATTNEIQRNMGRQADARQAAISGISAGIREMYKSSWGGIDSTLTMNLGNDHSYAVRYETGDPWLTEDDPDYAELPFRVTVISTGYALDKVNAAVKSQYTIRAVVQLVRRKLQTNPSQWRTASENALYSFGTGDNVLEAPWQVTGPAVINGKLELCEDWDRVCRPYGGYIDELAIYDRALNGYEIFSIALLGNQSNSTLSSTLSRSGIRHWWRFNESDSDSVTAADSVGGRNGTYKGGVYPGIDVGGGNKAVLLDGVSGRVDLGDFDLPDHNDFTIAAWVLPTNLKGDNAYGRIIARGNGVGWSNNFWMLGNYLSGSKTFPFGRVITTTTRYDKYPKSGEFITNYWNFVVLTFDADQNEFKLYNNGYERDSWTVYGTVVPSANHLTWIGDNPPGPARSRMLEDLLRLANAGEGDYRPLSGDVTLSNGNNPLSTALTLYRQLGCNVNYSSSSVSSHTNTAVSGSTYRLYPGGPEYSAELLSGSIESTTLAPNVLTNPLGIYVTSGSLNIRDTVSIEGTLVCQPASGKIKLRGRNVTIQAVNLPALEGDETIYQLPAVIAGDDFEMDNTVQATIQGAVAAFGAMEASTGDSNSYVQIEGPVFAEIFDLQACESWQSVASYSETHQQNFLNIKGETTTENFVTWLDQSTSGKLHKRFTIGLPDTPPTYQWLDLSQPIYQVGDGDEGLVWELVRWKDNGGT, from the coding sequence ATGTCACGACGTTTGCAAAATTCGAATCGGCGAGGATTCGCCGTGGTGATCGTGCTCGCGTTGTTGACCGTGACGCTGGCCTTGTCATATTCGATGATGCGGGTCCAGGCCACCACCAATGAAATCCAACGCAACATGGGCCGTCAGGCCGATGCTCGCCAAGCCGCGATTTCGGGTATATCGGCAGGCATCCGCGAGATGTATAAGAGCAGTTGGGGTGGTATCGATAGCACATTGACAATGAATCTGGGCAACGACCACTCGTACGCCGTCCGCTACGAAACCGGTGACCCTTGGCTTACCGAAGACGATCCCGACTACGCCGAACTCCCTTTTCGCGTCACGGTCATCTCAACCGGCTACGCGCTCGACAAAGTGAACGCCGCCGTTAAATCGCAATACACGATCCGCGCGGTCGTTCAGTTGGTGCGTCGCAAACTGCAAACCAATCCGAGTCAATGGCGCACCGCATCCGAGAATGCTCTTTACAGCTTCGGAACGGGCGACAACGTGCTAGAAGCACCGTGGCAAGTTACCGGGCCGGCGGTCATCAATGGCAAGCTTGAGCTGTGCGAAGACTGGGACCGTGTCTGTCGTCCGTACGGTGGCTACATCGACGAGCTCGCCATCTATGATCGAGCGCTCAACGGTTACGAGATTTTTTCGATCGCCTTATTAGGCAACCAATCGAATTCCACACTTTCAAGCACGCTTAGCCGCTCTGGCATTCGTCACTGGTGGCGTTTTAATGAATCGGACTCCGACTCGGTGACAGCGGCCGATTCGGTGGGTGGCCGAAACGGCACCTACAAAGGAGGCGTCTATCCTGGTATCGACGTCGGAGGAGGCAACAAAGCCGTCTTGCTCGATGGTGTCTCTGGACGAGTCGATCTAGGCGATTTTGACCTCCCCGATCACAACGACTTCACGATTGCCGCCTGGGTGCTACCAACCAACTTGAAAGGCGACAACGCGTACGGACGGATCATCGCACGAGGTAACGGAGTCGGCTGGAGCAATAATTTCTGGATGCTAGGGAACTACCTTTCCGGCAGCAAAACCTTTCCCTTTGGTCGCGTGATCACCACGACCACCCGCTATGACAAGTATCCTAAAAGTGGCGAATTCATAACGAATTATTGGAACTTCGTGGTGTTGACCTTCGACGCCGACCAAAACGAATTCAAGCTCTACAATAACGGATACGAACGAGACTCGTGGACGGTTTACGGCACCGTGGTTCCGTCTGCCAATCATCTGACCTGGATCGGCGACAACCCACCAGGACCAGCACGCTCGCGAATGCTGGAAGATCTCCTGCGACTCGCCAATGCGGGAGAAGGGGACTACCGACCGTTATCGGGCGATGTCACCCTTTCCAATGGCAACAACCCATTGAGTACGGCGTTAACGCTTTACCGTCAACTCGGATGCAATGTGAACTACTCCTCCAGTTCCGTGAGTAGTCATACCAACACAGCCGTCTCTGGGTCGACCTACCGGTTGTATCCCGGCGGCCCGGAGTATTCGGCTGAGCTCCTATCTGGTTCGATCGAGAGCACGACGCTCGCTCCTAATGTGCTTACCAACCCGCTGGGTATCTATGTCACCAGCGGGTCACTCAATATCCGTGATACGGTATCGATCGAAGGGACGTTAGTTTGCCAACCTGCAAGTGGCAAGATCAAACTTCGGGGAAGGAATGTCACCATTCAAGCCGTAAATCTTCCGGCCTTAGAAGGAGACGAAACGATCTATCAGCTTCCCGCGGTGATCGCTGGCGACGACTTCGAGATGGACAATACCGTGCAAGCAACCATCCAGGGGGCGGTCGCCGCATTCGGGGCCATGGAAGCCTCCACCGGTGACTCTAATTCCTATGTCCAGATCGAAGGGCCCGTGTTTGCCGAGATTTTCGATCTGCAAGCATGCGAAAGCTGGCAGTCGGTCGCTTCCTATTCAGAAACGCACCAGCAGAACTTCTTGAATATCAAAGGCGAGACCACGACCGAGAACTTCGTCACGTGGCTGGACCAATCGACCTCGGGAAAACTGCACAAACGGTTTACAATCGGACTTCCCGACACTCCACCCACGTACCAGTGGCTCGATCTCAGCCAGCCGATCTACCAGGTCGGCGATGGCGACGAAGGCCTGGTCTGGGAACTGGTTCGCTGGAAAGACAACGGCGGCACGTAA
- a CDS encoding Tfp pilus assembly protein FimT/FimU, with translation MITSITARKPRTFQPAGRSARRAGYTLIEVLITIAVLGILAAVVIPQIGASAPDQVTGIAQVLASDLDYARSLAISNGSQYKLTFDLTENQYVLTHSGVNPTLDNLPDHPFRKPSSDPTSLTVSPDDFPSLGSSVRIVSIVTDETSPTLVDSIEFGTLGQTTRTQPTLIWLSSTAGAKEIYLPIRVHPVTGLTEIGDFTTAAPLMPADPTGT, from the coding sequence ATGATCACGTCCATCACTGCAAGAAAGCCCCGTACGTTCCAACCTGCAGGCCGCTCCGCGCGCCGCGCGGGTTACACGCTGATCGAGGTCTTGATTACGATTGCCGTGCTGGGAATCTTGGCGGCCGTTGTCATTCCTCAGATCGGAGCCAGTGCGCCCGATCAGGTCACCGGCATTGCCCAGGTTCTGGCTTCCGATCTCGACTATGCGCGGTCGTTGGCGATCAGCAACGGCTCGCAGTACAAACTGACGTTTGATCTTACTGAGAACCAATACGTGCTGACGCACAGCGGTGTGAATCCGACGCTCGATAATCTGCCTGATCATCCGTTCCGCAAGCCATCGTCCGATCCAACCTCGCTGACGGTCTCACCAGATGACTTCCCCAGCCTCGGGAGCAGCGTCAGAATCGTTTCGATCGTTACAGATGAAACATCGCCCACGTTGGTCGATTCAATTGAATTCGGCACACTCGGACAAACCACCCGCACGCAACCTACACTTATCTGGCTTTCCTCCACGGCAGGGGCGAAGGAAATCTATCTGCCGATTCGCGTGCACCCGGTAACTGGGCTGACCGAAATCGGCGATTTCACGACCGCAGCCCCCTTAATGCCTGCGGATCCAACCGGTACATAA
- the pilM gene encoding pilus assembly protein PilM gives MIRLPFFRYTPIGIDIGSKSIKMVQFSKDYASIQEAVSIDLPDGASPEQDFDAYLDMLGKTLQRARVSRNFRGHDAILCVHQRDLFLHNIRVNKNEPKALANVVQQEAADRIPYSMLDAEIRFVESSDLRQGEQTLREVIIMACFRPRLEALLEMCEKSGFRPVSVDVEPMAILRAFTKQYRRESDEQDRVLYVHVGYSNTAVIIAEGTQILFVKYLNVGGRHFDEAVSRQLDMSMADAVNLRRHNADRRRSQQMPEVERSVLNAMRDELERLHQELSMCIRYHSVTFRGRPLMRIVLCGGEATESLRSELERVTSIETELGDPLRLYEAPQVFGRHGQWDVAIGLAARQLGGAKEA, from the coding sequence ATGATCCGTTTACCGTTCTTCCGTTACACACCGATTGGCATCGACATCGGCTCGAAAAGCATCAAGATGGTGCAGTTTTCGAAAGATTACGCATCGATCCAGGAAGCGGTCTCGATTGATCTGCCTGACGGAGCTTCGCCAGAGCAAGACTTCGACGCCTATCTCGACATGCTCGGCAAGACGCTGCAGCGAGCTCGTGTATCGAGGAACTTCCGCGGCCACGATGCGATTCTCTGCGTCCACCAACGCGATTTGTTTCTGCATAACATCCGCGTCAACAAAAACGAACCCAAAGCGCTCGCCAACGTCGTCCAGCAGGAAGCGGCCGATCGGATTCCTTATTCGATGCTCGACGCTGAGATTCGCTTTGTCGAATCGTCTGATCTTCGTCAGGGGGAACAAACCCTCCGCGAAGTGATTATCATGGCCTGCTTCCGCCCACGCTTAGAAGCTTTGCTCGAGATGTGCGAGAAGAGTGGCTTTCGTCCCGTCTCGGTCGATGTCGAACCGATGGCCATCCTGCGGGCTTTCACCAAGCAATATCGCCGCGAATCGGACGAACAAGATCGTGTTCTTTACGTGCACGTTGGTTACAGCAACACGGCAGTGATCATCGCCGAAGGGACGCAGATTCTATTCGTTAAGTATTTAAACGTCGGCGGTCGCCACTTCGATGAGGCCGTGAGTCGCCAGCTTGACATGAGCATGGCGGATGCCGTGAACTTGCGTCGACACAACGCCGATCGACGTCGCTCGCAGCAGATGCCTGAAGTCGAACGAAGTGTGCTCAACGCAATGCGGGACGAACTGGAACGTTTGCACCAAGAGCTTTCGATGTGCATCCGCTACCATAGCGTGACCTTCCGGGGTCGTCCGCTGATGCGAATTGTGCTTTGCGGTGGCGAGGCAACGGAATCGCTTCGCTCGGAACTGGAACGAGTGACCAGCATCGAAACCGAATTGGGTGATCCTCTTCGCCTGTACGAGGCCCCGCAGGTCTTCGGCCGACATGGCCAGTGGGACGTTGCGATCGGCTTGGCAGCGCGGCAACTGGGAGGTGCGAAGGAAGCATGA
- a CDS encoding PilN domain-containing protein encodes MNEIEFLPKRFREKRRSSSVKIPRLLVFSLLVALLAVVSLYELFKLHHVRSQLATLKAQHERIAQLQQEVERTRNEVIQKRHHARLLTFLDHRYPKSQILAQITNPLPSEITIKRIELTHTQPVSSSSRQRSEKSSDQPPQGSPLEIDLKQLIADNKGRICTVELEGTTEDTSLLYTFLAALHESPLVDAAKIESIDPQMDVDGREFSNFTAHINIKRGHFEDFSPTVVQALETVENRGGVR; translated from the coding sequence ATGAACGAGATCGAATTCCTTCCCAAAAGGTTCCGCGAGAAGCGACGCAGCAGCAGCGTCAAGATTCCGCGACTGCTAGTCTTCTCGCTATTAGTCGCCTTGCTAGCGGTAGTTTCGCTGTACGAATTGTTCAAGCTGCACCACGTTCGGTCGCAGCTAGCCACGCTCAAAGCTCAGCACGAGCGAATCGCCCAGCTGCAACAGGAAGTGGAACGAACCCGAAACGAGGTCATTCAAAAACGGCATCATGCTCGCCTGCTGACGTTCCTCGATCATCGCTACCCGAAGTCGCAGATCTTGGCGCAGATCACCAATCCACTGCCCAGCGAAATCACCATCAAGCGGATCGAACTGACGCATACGCAGCCGGTTAGTTCTTCCTCGCGACAACGATCGGAGAAGTCGTCCGATCAGCCCCCGCAAGGAAGCCCGCTGGAAATCGACTTGAAGCAACTGATCGCCGATAACAAGGGGCGGATTTGCACGGTCGAGTTGGAGGGAACCACGGAGGACACCTCGCTGCTGTACACCTTCCTGGCCGCCTTGCACGAGTCTCCTTTGGTCGATGCCGCCAAGATCGAATCGATCGATCCGCAAATGGATGTCGACGGGCGTGAGTTCTCTAACTTCACGGCTCACATCAACATCAAGCGTGGTCACTTCGAAGACTTCAGCCCCACGGTGGTGCAAGCCTTAGAAACCGTCGAAAACCGAGGAGGCGTGCGATGA
- the pilO gene encoding type 4a pilus biogenesis protein PilO, with protein MKLSLPKSSTPLVVACLGVLVAFVMLVYLPLHRSIVAAEEELASQQATLYQEETLLAQIEAHKTECREIEKVTSKWGEVTNSNLHLSQLLGKVSREARQAGTDALRLDPGQVQTMQAVERIPVQLGCRGTFQEIHTLICQIEALPYKLWLERIELAPSDQQKHELNCEMEFAAFIVPVKDSH; from the coding sequence ATGAAGTTGTCCCTTCCCAAAAGTTCGACTCCCCTGGTCGTCGCCTGTCTCGGCGTGTTGGTTGCCTTCGTCATGCTGGTTTACCTGCCGCTGCACCGAAGTATTGTCGCCGCCGAAGAGGAGCTAGCATCGCAGCAAGCCACCCTCTACCAGGAAGAAACCTTACTCGCACAAATCGAAGCCCACAAAACGGAGTGTCGCGAGATTGAAAAGGTCACCTCGAAATGGGGTGAAGTCACCAACTCGAACCTGCATTTGAGCCAGCTGCTGGGGAAGGTCTCGCGGGAAGCACGCCAGGCAGGCACCGACGCCCTGCGTCTCGATCCAGGCCAGGTGCAAACCATGCAAGCAGTCGAGCGGATTCCCGTCCAGCTCGGGTGTCGGGGGACCTTTCAGGAGATTCACACGCTGATCTGTCAGATCGAAGCGTTGCCTTACAAGCTGTGGCTCGAGCGAATCGAGCTAGCACCCAGTGACCAGCAGAAGCATGAGTTGAACTGTGAGATGGAATTCGCAGCTTTTATCGTTCCGGTAAAAGATTCGCATTAG
- a CDS encoding tetratricopeptide repeat protein, whose amino-acid sequence MRTLILLALICPLLGCAMSPAMKEALFDPGKQQRERKEEIKRLVEHRHQEAHLQAAAAMLSDGRYDDCNRVLDDLAKTNPDAKEVQLLRAEVCMAQNQYPAAAAIYQKLVEKNPADANLHHLHAMALEFSGDTTSALVAFQRAAELSPHSNVIQMSQLPEPAAGSMLR is encoded by the coding sequence ATGCGAACCTTGATTCTCCTGGCCTTGATTTGCCCGCTGCTTGGCTGTGCGATGTCGCCAGCGATGAAGGAAGCCTTGTTCGATCCTGGCAAGCAGCAGCGCGAGCGGAAGGAAGAGATCAAGCGTCTGGTCGAGCATCGCCATCAAGAAGCTCATCTGCAAGCCGCCGCGGCCATGCTCAGCGATGGCCGCTACGACGACTGCAATCGCGTGCTCGACGACTTGGCCAAGACCAATCCCGATGCGAAAGAAGTGCAACTGCTGCGGGCCGAAGTCTGCATGGCCCAAAACCAGTATCCCGCCGCCGCGGCGATCTATCAGAAGCTGGTCGAAAAGAACCCAGCCGATGCCAACTTACATCACCTGCATGCGATGGCCTTGGAATTCTCCGGCGACACAACCAGCGCGCTGGTCGCCTTCCAACGAGCCGCCGAACTCTCGCCCCATAGCAACGTGATCCAAATGAGCCAACTCCCCGAACCAGCCGCCGGCAGCATGCTGCGTTAA